A region from the Vicia villosa cultivar HV-30 ecotype Madison, WI linkage group LG3, Vvil1.0, whole genome shotgun sequence genome encodes:
- the LOC131662148 gene encoding uncharacterized protein LOC131662148 isoform X4, with protein MTSFLIDYTKQNVEKLLNEALKELRYICCFTCIANDFEEEKVWLEAERTSVGQRVKVAKRRGEDVQANALFWEEEADKLIREDTKTKQKCFFGLCPHCLWRYKRGKELENKKDQIKKFMETGKELAIGLPATLPDVERYSSRHYISFKSRESKYKELLDALEDDTNYIIGLQGMGGTGKTTLAKEVGKKLKQSKQFTCIIDTTVSFSPDIKKIQDDIAGPLGMKFDDCSESDRPKKLWKRLTNGEKILLILDDVWGDIDFEEIGIPYSDNHKGCRVLVTTRNVLVCNRLGCSKTIRLELLSEEDAWEMFKHHAGLTEISTQSLLDKGRKIANECKRLPIAIAAIASSLKGKQHREEWDMALKSLQKHVSMHDDVVDDDDLFKIYECLKFSYDNMNDGKAKRLFLLCSVFREDEEISIERLIRLGIGAGLFGENYGNYEDARSQVVISKNKLIDSCLLLEVDQKRVKMHDLVRDAAQRIAIKEIQTIKLYDKNQKAMVEREKNVKYLLWEGKLKSVLSCKLDSSKLQILIVIMYKDGDFHKEKTEVPDSFFENISGLRCFHLCSDFYGATLSLPPSIQSLKNIRSLLFKCVDLGDISIFGSLQSLETLDLDNCKINEFPNELAKLHNLRLLYLKSCDIIRNNPFEVIEECSSLEELYFIHSFNDCCQEITFPMLQRFIVDDDWRFVDDSLSKCLSILHQENRNLLSEKKLKDCMQAVEVLRLRKLRWGWINIIPEIVSMDNGMNDLVELRLSYISQLKCLIDTKRGNSQATSVFSKLVVLQLEEMESLEELCNGPLSFDSFKNLEKLTIKYCNQLRSLFMCNLNLCNLKSLLLIGCPMLFSLFQLTTSRSLVSLEELKILWCRHLEYIITDERKEKESRGEIVADDENDSKRSHKSMFPKLKDLKIDMCCGLEFILPFLSIQDLPSLESFTISYCEKLQYIFGQYVQLGSLKQMILHSLPNLINIFPKCHLTTSSSISRDASKPEKQSEPMKRTVFLWRDICCFGKKNWHKSTSSTSTETPLVSEDKQPDCLIASESDSNSFKIWERVQCLLTQSLFMWNIKEIELVNISKIESIFILSIAPRILLETLTIRYCNNLKHIIIDTGDYESGGNNWHNIFPKLKEVRVEGCMKLKYIFGHYSEAHQNHNEIHLYLPALERLVLRNLPKLVTTCSKHYRTTYPLLEYLVVEKCSQFAIKSIGDLTIPLVSKSLDTTIKKQELNGNMDHFLALKSLRVYDCKVENIYFLNEVHEQQMNLGLQYIELHDLPTTTCLLVGPKNSFSLNHLTRIKIFRCEKLEIVFSTSLLRCLPQFLFLRIQECKELKHIIKDDLKNENSTNFQSTNTYFPKLEILCVVNCNKLKYVFQTSVCKVLPNLKALMIRESYELEEIFKSEGDDQNLEIPNLNVVAFINLPNLCKDQEVHFEGVNYRLVRNCHKLSLTSASKSDRIGNIIYFVDKIDTEIFMELSILLQPLKEVYKSQYTCNENTSSEITQEFAAGVEAETTPGQILTSSQVLMNEQSMDQQLLMNQQHSLRETDDTTIKPQLAGSTTQEKYLAANSSSISETKNEPPIQLVAPKQKGIEISDEEGITSTNVETLTSSTHSKSDSSSSPHLELVSSSSDPLITSEFKPSSESLQKDGDCQIATTSLPIATSEKFFEGEVSLNIFPESNDEVSLNDDAFIKVISSNVKEENPKEGDIGVSKSNPSSSIISTIASQFPSISSKEEPSQMDEDLSSTLAVTRELEQLASKQHLNHENLYLLNDFLAKHPSLCLRDNSLSNRYKGYAYNLLAELLKFLQTHSVLDVLGSRRSELVELLQDVRSFAFDKDWLDGVERRIIHQEAVLNAPIGY; from the exons ATGACGAGTTTTCTGATTGATTACACGAAGCAAAATGTAGAGAAATTGTTAAATGAAGCGCTGAAAGAATTACGTTATATATGTTGCTTCACTTGCATTGctaatgattttgaagaagaaaaagTCTGGTTGGAAGCAGAAAGGACATCTGTTGGGCAGCGTGTTAAGGTTGCAAAAAGAAGAGGAGAAGATGTTCAAGCTAATGCTCTTTTTTGGGAAGAAGAAGCTGATAAGCTCATTCGAGAAGacaccaaaacaaaacaaaaatgtttttttggaTTATGTCCTCATTGCTTATGGCGATACAAAAGGGGAAAGGAACTGGAAAATAAGAAAGACCAAATAAAAAAGTTTATGGAAACTGGAAAGGAACTTGCAATCGGCCTCCCTGCTACTCTTCCAGATGTTGAACGTTATTCATCCCGACACTATATCTCTTTTAAAAGTAGAGAATCCAAATATAAAGAGCTTCTGGATGCACTGGAAGACGACACCAATTATATAATCGGGTTGCAAGGGATGGGGGGTACAGGAAAAACTACATTGGCCAAAGAAGTGGGTAAGAAACTTAAGCAATCCAAACAATTTACGTGCATTATTGATACAACAGTATCATTTTCTCCTGATATTAAAAAGATTCAAGATGATATTGCTGGACCCTTGGGAATGAAATTTGATGACTGTAGTGAATCAGATAGACCCAAAAAACTATGGAAAAGATTAACTaatggtgaaaagattcttctaATATTGGATGATGTTTGGGGAGATATTGATTTTGAAGAAATAGGGATTCCATATAGTGACAATCACAAAGGTTGTCGAGTTCTTGTAACCACGCGCAATGTGTTGGTATGCAACAGATTAGGATGCAGTAAGACAATCAGATTGGAgctcttatctgaagaagatgcGTGGGAAATGTTCAAACATCATGCTGGTCTTACTGAAATTTCAACTCAAAGTTTGCTCGACAAGGGTCGTAAAATTGCAAATGAGTGCAAAAGATTACCAATTGCAATAGCGGCGATCGCTAGTAGTTTGAAAGGAAAACAACATCGGGAAGAATGGGACATGGCCTTAAAATCCTTGCAAAAACATGTGTCAATGCACGatgatgttgttgatgatgatgatttgtttaaaatatatgagTGCTTGAAATTTAGCTATGATAATATGAATGATGGAAAGGCCAAAAGACTATTCCTTTTGTGTTCTGTATTTCgagaagatgaagaaatttctattgaaaGATTAATAAGACTGGGCATAGGAGCTGGCCTTTTTGGGGAAAATTATGGCAACTACGAAGATGCTCGAAGTCAAGTAGTTATATCCAAAAATAAACTCATAGATTCTTGTTTATTGTTGGAGGTAGATCAAAAGAGAGTGAAAATGCATGACTTGGTTCGTGATGCAGCCCAAAGGATTGCGATTAAAGAGATCCAAACAATAAAGTTGTATGATAAAAATCAAAAGGCAATGGTTGAAAGGGAGAAGAATGTTAAATATTTGTTATGGGAAGGAAAACTAAAGAGCGTGCTTTCATGCAAGCTTGATAGTTCAAAGCTCCAAATTCTAATTGTTATCATGTATAAGGACGGTGATTTCCATAAAGAGAAAACCGAAGTCCCAGactcattttttgaaaatattagcGGTCTTCGATGTTTTCACTTATGTAGTGATTTTTATGGAGCAACTCTATCATTACCTCCATCAATTCAATCTTTGAAGAATATTCGATCTCTTCTTTTTAAGTGTGTTGATTTGGGTGATATCTCTATTTTCGGAAGTCTGCAAAGTCTTGAGACACttgatttggataattgtaaAATCAATGAATTTCCAAATGAACTTGCAAAACTACACAATCTTAGATTGTTGTACTTGAAAAGTTGTGATATTATAAGGAATAATCCATTTGAAGTGATTGAAGAATGCTCCTCACTCGAAGAGTTGTATTTCATACACAGTTTTAATGATTGTTGCCAAGAAATAACCTTTCCAATGCTACAAAGATTTATAGTGGATGATGATTGGAGGTTTGTGGATGATTCACTATCAAAATGCTTGTCTATTTTACATCAAGAAAATAGAAATTTATTGTCTGAAAAAAAACTCAAGGATTGTATGCAAGCAGTAGAGGTTCTTAGACTAAGAAAACTTCGGTGGGGATGGATAAATATCATACCTGAGATTGTTTCTATGGATAATGGTATGAATGATCTCGTCGAGCTTAGATTGAGTTACATTTCACAACTTAAGTGTCTCATTGACACTAAGCGTGGAAATTCTCAAGCAACATCTGTCTTCTCCAAGTTGGTTGTATTACAATTGGAAGAAATGGAAAGTTTGGAAGAATTGTGCAATGGTCCTCTTTCTTTTGATTCATTCAAGAATTTAGAGAAGCTGACCATCAAGTATTGCAATCAGTTGCGAAGCTTATTTATGTGCAACTTAAATCTCTGCAATCTAAAGAGCTTGTTATTGATAGGATGTCCGATGTTGTTCTCTCTATTTCAACTTACTACTTCTCGTAGCCTAGTGTCATTGGAGGAATTGAAAAtactttggtgcaggcatcttgAATACATAATAACAGacgaaagaaaagagaaagaatcgAGAGGAGAAATAGTTGCTGATGATGAAAATGATAGCAAGAGGAGTCACAAATCAATGTTTCCAAAACTTAAAGATCTTAAAATTGATATGTGTTGTGGGTTAGAATTTATACTTCCATTTCTATCTATTCAGGATCTTCCGTCACTTGAATCTTTTACAATAAGTTATTGTGAGAAGCTGCAATACATATTTGGCCAATATGTACAACTTGGTTCTCTAAAACAAATGATTCTTCATTCTTTGcccaatttaataaatatttttccaaaatgtCATCTTACCACATCTTCTTCCATTTCTAGAGATGCCTCCAAGCCAGAAAAACAATCAGAACCTATGAAACGCACTGTCTTTTTATGGAGAGATATATGTTGCTTTGGTAAAAAAAACTGGCACAAATCCACGAGTTCTACGAGTACTGAAACCCCATTGGTTTCTGAAGATAAACAGCCGGATTGCTTAATAGCTTCG GAATCCGATTCCAATTCCTTCAAGATATGGGAACGTGTTCAATGTCTTTTGACACAATCACTCTTCATGTGGAATATTAAAGAGATTGAATTAGTTAATATTTCAAAGATAGAATCAATATTTATCCTATCTATTGCTCCAAGAATATTGTTGGAAACTTTGACAATTAGGTACTGTAATAATTTGAAGCACATAATAATAGACACCGGAGATTATGAAAGTGGTGGCAACAACTGGCACAATATCTTCCCAAAATTAAAAGAGGTCAGGGTCGAAGGTTGCATGAAGTTAAAATACATATTTGGACATTACTCGGAGGCTCATCAAAACCATAATGAGATTCACCTTTATCTTCCAGCTTTGGAACGTCTCGTTCTTAGGAATCTGCCAAAGTTAGTCACCACGTGTTCCAAACATTATCGCACAACATATCCACTTTTGGAATATCTTGTAGTTGAGAAGTGCTCACAGTTTGCTATCAAATCTATTGGCGATCTCACAATTCCTTTGGTTTCAAAATCTCTCGACACTACAATCAAGAAG CAGGAATTGAATGGGAACATGGATCATTTTCTTGCTTTAAAAAGTCTCAGGGTGTATGATTGCAAAgtagaaaatatatattttctgaaTGAAGTACATGAACAACAAATGAACTTAGGTTTGCAGTACATTGAGTTGCATGATCTTCCTACGACAACTTGTTTGTTGGTTGGTCCCAAAAATTCATTTTCCCTCAATCACCTTACACGGATAAAAATCTTCCGATGCGAAAAATTGGAAATTGTGTTTTCCACTTCTCTATTAAGATGCCTACCACAATTTCTTTTTCTGAGAATACAAGAATGCAAAGAGTTGAAGCATATTATTAAAGATGATTTGAAGAATGAAAATTCCACAAATTTTCAGTCTACAAACACATACTTCCCAAAGCTAGAAATACTTTGTGTGGTAAACTGCAACAAGCTCAAATACGTCTTTCAGACTTCCGTATGCAAAGTGCTTCCAAATCTAAAGGCTCTGATGATAAGAGAATCATATGAGCTAGAAGAAATATTCAAAAGTGAAGGTGATGATCAAAATCTTGAGATTCCAAATCTGAATGTTGTAGCATTCATCAATCTGCCAAACCTCTGCAAAGATCAGGAAGTGCATTTTGAGGGTGTAAATTATCGTCTTGTACGTAATTGTCATAAACTCTCTCTGACTTCAGCGTCAAAATCCGACCGGATTGGTaacattatttattttgttgacaAAATAG ATACTGAAATCTTTATGGAATTGTCGATTCTATTGCAACCATTAAAAGAAGTGTACAAAAGCCAGTACACCTGTAATGAAAATACAAGTTCAGAAATCACTCAAGAATTTGCAGCTGGGGTTGAAGCGGAAACAACACCAGGACAGATATTGACTTCTTCACAG GTGTTGATGAATGAACAATCAATGGATCAACAACTTTTGATGAACCAACAACACTCACTTCGAGAAACTGATGATACTACCATCAAACCACAG TTGGCTGGTTctactacacaagaaaaataTTTAGCAGCAAATTCGTCTTCCATTTCAGAAACAAAGAATGAGCCACCTATACAATTAGTTGCTCCTAAACAAAAG GGTATTGAAATAAGTGATGAAGAAGGAATTACATCAACTAATGTTGAGACTTTAACATCCTCAACTCATTCAAAATCAGACAGTTCATCATCACCTCATTTGGAATTAGTCAGTTCGTCATCAGATCCATTAATTACTTCTGAGTTTAAACCATCTTCAGAG TCTTTGCAGAAAGATGGTGATTGCCAAATAGCCACAACCTCTTTGCCCATTGCCACTTCGGAGAAATTTTTTGAAGGTGAAGTGTCTTTGAATATATTTCCAGAGAGCAATGATGAAG TTTCTCTAAATGATGATGCTTTCATAAAAGTAATAAGCTCAAATGTTAAGGAAGAGAATCCTAAGGAGGGTGACATAGGAGTTTCCAAATCTAATCCCTCTTCTAGCATCATATCCACTATTGCATCTCAGTTTCCTTCAATTTCTTCCAAAG AAGAACCTTCTCAAATGGATGAAGATTTAAGTTCAACTTTGGCTGTCACAAGGGAGCTCGAGCAACTAGCTTCCAAGCAGCATTTGAATCACGAGAACTTATATTTGTTGAATGATTTCCTTGCCAAGCATCCTTCTCTTTGTCTAAGAGATAATTCGCTTAGTAATAGATACAAGGGCTATGCCTACAACTTACTAGCTGAGCTATTGAAATTCCTCCAAACGCACAGTGTGCTTGATGTATTGGGCTCACGCCGGTCTGAACTTGTTGAGTTATTACAAGATGTGCGCAGCTTTGCTTTTGATAAAGATTGGTTAGATGGTGTCGAAAGGCGTATTATTCATCAAGAGGCGGTTTTAAATGCCCCTATTGGCTATTAG
- the LOC131662148 gene encoding uncharacterized protein LOC131662148 isoform X3: MTSFLIDYTKQNVEKLLNEALKELRYICCFTCIANDFEEEKVWLEAERTSVGQRVKVAKRRGEDVQANALFWEEEADKLIREDTKTKQKCFFGLCPHCLWRYKRGKELENKKDQIKKFMETGKELAIGLPATLPDVERYSSRHYISFKSRESKYKELLDALEDDTNYIIGLQGMGGTGKTTLAKEVGKKLKQSKQFTCIIDTTVSFSPDIKKIQDDIAGPLGMKFDDCSESDRPKKLWKRLTNGEKILLILDDVWGDIDFEEIGIPYSDNHKGCRVLVTTRNVLVCNRLGCSKTIRLELLSEEDAWEMFKHHAGLTEISTQSLLDKGRKIANECKRLPIAIAAIASSLKGKQHREEWDMALKSLQKHVSMHDDVVDDDDLFKIYECLKFSYDNMNDGKAKRLFLLCSVFREDEEISIERLIRLGIGAGLFGENYGNYEDARSQVVISKNKLIDSCLLLEVDQKRVKMHDLVRDAAQRIAIKEIQTIKLYDKNQKAMVEREKNVKYLLWEGKLKSVLSCKLDSSKLQILIVIMYKDGDFHKEKTEVPDSFFENISGLRCFHLCSDFYGATLSLPPSIQSLKNIRSLLFKCVDLGDISIFGSLQSLETLDLDNCKINEFPNELAKLHNLRLLYLKSCDIIRNNPFEVIEECSSLEELYFIHSFNDCCQEITFPMLQRFIVDDDWRFVDDSLSKCLSILHQENRNLLSEKKLKDCMQAVEVLRLRKLRWGWINIIPEIVSMDNGMNDLVELRLSYISQLKCLIDTKRGNSQATSVFSKLVVLQLEEMESLEELCNGPLSFDSFKNLEKLTIKYCNQLRSLFMCNLNLCNLKSLLLIGCPMLFSLFQLTTSRSLVSLEELKILWCRHLEYIITDERKEKESRGEIVADDENDSKRSHKSMFPKLKDLKIDMCCGLEFILPFLSIQDLPSLESFTISYCEKLQYIFGQYVQLGSLKQMILHSLPNLINIFPKCHLTTSSSISRDASKPEKQSEPMKRTVFLWRDICCFGKKNWHKSTSSTSTETPLVSEDKQPDCLIASESDSNSFKIWERVQCLLTQSLFMWNIKEIELVNISKIESIFILSIAPRILLETLTIRYCNNLKHIIIDTGDYESGGNNWHNIFPKLKEVRVEGCMKLKYIFGHYSEAHQNHNEIHLYLPALERLVLRNLPKLVTTCSKHYRTTYPLLEYLVVEKCSQFAIKSIGDLTIPLVSKSLDTTIKKQELNGNMDHFLALKSLRVYDCKVENIYFLNEVHEQQMNLGLQYIELHDLPTTTCLLVGPKNSFSLNHLTRIKIFRCEKLEIVFSTSLLRCLPQFLFLRIQECKELKHIIKDDLKNENSTNFQSTNTYFPKLEILCVVNCNKLKYVFQTSVCKVLPNLKALMIRESYELEEIFKSEGDDQNLEIPNLNVVAFINLPNLCKDQEVHFEGVNYRLVRNCHKLSLTSASKSDRIGNIIYFVDKIDTEIFMELSILLQPLKEVYKSQYTCNENTSSEITQEFAAGVEAETTPGQILTSSQVLMNEQSMDQQLLMNQQHSLRETDDTTIKPQLAGSTTQEKYLAANSSSISETKNEPPIQLVAPKQKGIEISDEEGITSTNVETLTSSTHSKSDSSSSPHLELVSSSSDPLITSEFKPSSEKDGDCQIATTSLPIATSEKFFEGEVSLNIFPESNDEGEYSFIILSDTNDEVSLNDDAFIKVISSNVKEENPKEGDIGVSKSNPSSSIISTIASQFPSISSKEEPSQMDEDLSSTLAVTRELEQLASKQHLNHENLYLLNDFLAKHPSLCLRDNSLSNRYKGYAYNLLAELLKFLQTHSVLDVLGSRRSELVELLQDVRSFAFDKDWLDGVERRIIHQEAVLNAPIGY, translated from the exons ATGACGAGTTTTCTGATTGATTACACGAAGCAAAATGTAGAGAAATTGTTAAATGAAGCGCTGAAAGAATTACGTTATATATGTTGCTTCACTTGCATTGctaatgattttgaagaagaaaaagTCTGGTTGGAAGCAGAAAGGACATCTGTTGGGCAGCGTGTTAAGGTTGCAAAAAGAAGAGGAGAAGATGTTCAAGCTAATGCTCTTTTTTGGGAAGAAGAAGCTGATAAGCTCATTCGAGAAGacaccaaaacaaaacaaaaatgtttttttggaTTATGTCCTCATTGCTTATGGCGATACAAAAGGGGAAAGGAACTGGAAAATAAGAAAGACCAAATAAAAAAGTTTATGGAAACTGGAAAGGAACTTGCAATCGGCCTCCCTGCTACTCTTCCAGATGTTGAACGTTATTCATCCCGACACTATATCTCTTTTAAAAGTAGAGAATCCAAATATAAAGAGCTTCTGGATGCACTGGAAGACGACACCAATTATATAATCGGGTTGCAAGGGATGGGGGGTACAGGAAAAACTACATTGGCCAAAGAAGTGGGTAAGAAACTTAAGCAATCCAAACAATTTACGTGCATTATTGATACAACAGTATCATTTTCTCCTGATATTAAAAAGATTCAAGATGATATTGCTGGACCCTTGGGAATGAAATTTGATGACTGTAGTGAATCAGATAGACCCAAAAAACTATGGAAAAGATTAACTaatggtgaaaagattcttctaATATTGGATGATGTTTGGGGAGATATTGATTTTGAAGAAATAGGGATTCCATATAGTGACAATCACAAAGGTTGTCGAGTTCTTGTAACCACGCGCAATGTGTTGGTATGCAACAGATTAGGATGCAGTAAGACAATCAGATTGGAgctcttatctgaagaagatgcGTGGGAAATGTTCAAACATCATGCTGGTCTTACTGAAATTTCAACTCAAAGTTTGCTCGACAAGGGTCGTAAAATTGCAAATGAGTGCAAAAGATTACCAATTGCAATAGCGGCGATCGCTAGTAGTTTGAAAGGAAAACAACATCGGGAAGAATGGGACATGGCCTTAAAATCCTTGCAAAAACATGTGTCAATGCACGatgatgttgttgatgatgatgatttgtttaaaatatatgagTGCTTGAAATTTAGCTATGATAATATGAATGATGGAAAGGCCAAAAGACTATTCCTTTTGTGTTCTGTATTTCgagaagatgaagaaatttctattgaaaGATTAATAAGACTGGGCATAGGAGCTGGCCTTTTTGGGGAAAATTATGGCAACTACGAAGATGCTCGAAGTCAAGTAGTTATATCCAAAAATAAACTCATAGATTCTTGTTTATTGTTGGAGGTAGATCAAAAGAGAGTGAAAATGCATGACTTGGTTCGTGATGCAGCCCAAAGGATTGCGATTAAAGAGATCCAAACAATAAAGTTGTATGATAAAAATCAAAAGGCAATGGTTGAAAGGGAGAAGAATGTTAAATATTTGTTATGGGAAGGAAAACTAAAGAGCGTGCTTTCATGCAAGCTTGATAGTTCAAAGCTCCAAATTCTAATTGTTATCATGTATAAGGACGGTGATTTCCATAAAGAGAAAACCGAAGTCCCAGactcattttttgaaaatattagcGGTCTTCGATGTTTTCACTTATGTAGTGATTTTTATGGAGCAACTCTATCATTACCTCCATCAATTCAATCTTTGAAGAATATTCGATCTCTTCTTTTTAAGTGTGTTGATTTGGGTGATATCTCTATTTTCGGAAGTCTGCAAAGTCTTGAGACACttgatttggataattgtaaAATCAATGAATTTCCAAATGAACTTGCAAAACTACACAATCTTAGATTGTTGTACTTGAAAAGTTGTGATATTATAAGGAATAATCCATTTGAAGTGATTGAAGAATGCTCCTCACTCGAAGAGTTGTATTTCATACACAGTTTTAATGATTGTTGCCAAGAAATAACCTTTCCAATGCTACAAAGATTTATAGTGGATGATGATTGGAGGTTTGTGGATGATTCACTATCAAAATGCTTGTCTATTTTACATCAAGAAAATAGAAATTTATTGTCTGAAAAAAAACTCAAGGATTGTATGCAAGCAGTAGAGGTTCTTAGACTAAGAAAACTTCGGTGGGGATGGATAAATATCATACCTGAGATTGTTTCTATGGATAATGGTATGAATGATCTCGTCGAGCTTAGATTGAGTTACATTTCACAACTTAAGTGTCTCATTGACACTAAGCGTGGAAATTCTCAAGCAACATCTGTCTTCTCCAAGTTGGTTGTATTACAATTGGAAGAAATGGAAAGTTTGGAAGAATTGTGCAATGGTCCTCTTTCTTTTGATTCATTCAAGAATTTAGAGAAGCTGACCATCAAGTATTGCAATCAGTTGCGAAGCTTATTTATGTGCAACTTAAATCTCTGCAATCTAAAGAGCTTGTTATTGATAGGATGTCCGATGTTGTTCTCTCTATTTCAACTTACTACTTCTCGTAGCCTAGTGTCATTGGAGGAATTGAAAAtactttggtgcaggcatcttgAATACATAATAACAGacgaaagaaaagagaaagaatcgAGAGGAGAAATAGTTGCTGATGATGAAAATGATAGCAAGAGGAGTCACAAATCAATGTTTCCAAAACTTAAAGATCTTAAAATTGATATGTGTTGTGGGTTAGAATTTATACTTCCATTTCTATCTATTCAGGATCTTCCGTCACTTGAATCTTTTACAATAAGTTATTGTGAGAAGCTGCAATACATATTTGGCCAATATGTACAACTTGGTTCTCTAAAACAAATGATTCTTCATTCTTTGcccaatttaataaatatttttccaaaatgtCATCTTACCACATCTTCTTCCATTTCTAGAGATGCCTCCAAGCCAGAAAAACAATCAGAACCTATGAAACGCACTGTCTTTTTATGGAGAGATATATGTTGCTTTGGTAAAAAAAACTGGCACAAATCCACGAGTTCTACGAGTACTGAAACCCCATTGGTTTCTGAAGATAAACAGCCGGATTGCTTAATAGCTTCG GAATCCGATTCCAATTCCTTCAAGATATGGGAACGTGTTCAATGTCTTTTGACACAATCACTCTTCATGTGGAATATTAAAGAGATTGAATTAGTTAATATTTCAAAGATAGAATCAATATTTATCCTATCTATTGCTCCAAGAATATTGTTGGAAACTTTGACAATTAGGTACTGTAATAATTTGAAGCACATAATAATAGACACCGGAGATTATGAAAGTGGTGGCAACAACTGGCACAATATCTTCCCAAAATTAAAAGAGGTCAGGGTCGAAGGTTGCATGAAGTTAAAATACATATTTGGACATTACTCGGAGGCTCATCAAAACCATAATGAGATTCACCTTTATCTTCCAGCTTTGGAACGTCTCGTTCTTAGGAATCTGCCAAAGTTAGTCACCACGTGTTCCAAACATTATCGCACAACATATCCACTTTTGGAATATCTTGTAGTTGAGAAGTGCTCACAGTTTGCTATCAAATCTATTGGCGATCTCACAATTCCTTTGGTTTCAAAATCTCTCGACACTACAATCAAGAAG CAGGAATTGAATGGGAACATGGATCATTTTCTTGCTTTAAAAAGTCTCAGGGTGTATGATTGCAAAgtagaaaatatatattttctgaaTGAAGTACATGAACAACAAATGAACTTAGGTTTGCAGTACATTGAGTTGCATGATCTTCCTACGACAACTTGTTTGTTGGTTGGTCCCAAAAATTCATTTTCCCTCAATCACCTTACACGGATAAAAATCTTCCGATGCGAAAAATTGGAAATTGTGTTTTCCACTTCTCTATTAAGATGCCTACCACAATTTCTTTTTCTGAGAATACAAGAATGCAAAGAGTTGAAGCATATTATTAAAGATGATTTGAAGAATGAAAATTCCACAAATTTTCAGTCTACAAACACATACTTCCCAAAGCTAGAAATACTTTGTGTGGTAAACTGCAACAAGCTCAAATACGTCTTTCAGACTTCCGTATGCAAAGTGCTTCCAAATCTAAAGGCTCTGATGATAAGAGAATCATATGAGCTAGAAGAAATATTCAAAAGTGAAGGTGATGATCAAAATCTTGAGATTCCAAATCTGAATGTTGTAGCATTCATCAATCTGCCAAACCTCTGCAAAGATCAGGAAGTGCATTTTGAGGGTGTAAATTATCGTCTTGTACGTAATTGTCATAAACTCTCTCTGACTTCAGCGTCAAAATCCGACCGGATTGGTaacattatttattttgttgacaAAATAG ATACTGAAATCTTTATGGAATTGTCGATTCTATTGCAACCATTAAAAGAAGTGTACAAAAGCCAGTACACCTGTAATGAAAATACAAGTTCAGAAATCACTCAAGAATTTGCAGCTGGGGTTGAAGCGGAAACAACACCAGGACAGATATTGACTTCTTCACAG GTGTTGATGAATGAACAATCAATGGATCAACAACTTTTGATGAACCAACAACACTCACTTCGAGAAACTGATGATACTACCATCAAACCACAG TTGGCTGGTTctactacacaagaaaaataTTTAGCAGCAAATTCGTCTTCCATTTCAGAAACAAAGAATGAGCCACCTATACAATTAGTTGCTCCTAAACAAAAG GGTATTGAAATAAGTGATGAAGAAGGAATTACATCAACTAATGTTGAGACTTTAACATCCTCAACTCATTCAAAATCAGACAGTTCATCATCACCTCATTTGGAATTAGTCAGTTCGTCATCAGATCCATTAATTACTTCTGAGTTTAAACCATCTTCAGAG AAAGATGGTGATTGCCAAATAGCCACAACCTCTTTGCCCATTGCCACTTCGGAGAAATTTTTTGAAGGTGAAGTGTCTTTGAATATATTTCCAGAGAGCAATGATGAAGGTGAATACTCTTTTATTATACTTTCAGATACCAATGATGAAG TTTCTCTAAATGATGATGCTTTCATAAAAGTAATAAGCTCAAATGTTAAGGAAGAGAATCCTAAGGAGGGTGACATAGGAGTTTCCAAATCTAATCCCTCTTCTAGCATCATATCCACTATTGCATCTCAGTTTCCTTCAATTTCTTCCAAAG AAGAACCTTCTCAAATGGATGAAGATTTAAGTTCAACTTTGGCTGTCACAAGGGAGCTCGAGCAACTAGCTTCCAAGCAGCATTTGAATCACGAGAACTTATATTTGTTGAATGATTTCCTTGCCAAGCATCCTTCTCTTTGTCTAAGAGATAATTCGCTTAGTAATAGATACAAGGGCTATGCCTACAACTTACTAGCTGAGCTATTGAAATTCCTCCAAACGCACAGTGTGCTTGATGTATTGGGCTCACGCCGGTCTGAACTTGTTGAGTTATTACAAGATGTGCGCAGCTTTGCTTTTGATAAAGATTGGTTAGATGGTGTCGAAAGGCGTATTATTCATCAAGAGGCGGTTTTAAATGCCCCTATTGGCTATTAG